DNA sequence from the Penicillium psychrofluorescens genome assembly, chromosome: 3 genome:
CCATGCACCACCGTTAGATCGACACCATCATGGCAGCCCCCGTGGATTTGTCGCACCACTTTTCCTCGGTCTCGAGGAATCGGAATGCCAGCGCTGTCAAGGAATTCTACAAGTACTTTGCCATCCCCGGCATCGTCAATTTCGCCGCCGGTGAGTTTGGCGCCACTCGCTGTACACTAGTGACCCATCCCCTAATCAATCATGCAGGCCAACCACACCCATCCTACTTCCCCTACGACACCTTGGAAGCCAATGTCGCTCTGCCCCAGCGGTTCAACGTCTCCAACACCAGCGATGCCGCCCCCACGCCGGCCTCCGCCCGTGTAACAGTGCCCAAGGAAAGCCGCACGGCCGATCTCCAGCGGCGCATTGACCTGACCACGGCCCTGCAGTACGGACTCGCTGAAGGCTATCCCCCACTCCACTCGTTTATCCGCCAGTTCACGCGCGACCACCTTCATCCCAATGTCCCCTATGCGGGCGGCCCGGAGATCATCATGACCTGCGGGTCCACTGATGGTTTCTCCAAGGTGATCGAGCTGTTTACCAATTCATGGAACCCTGATCGCGACTGGATCCAACAGCGGGAGGGCATGTTGTGCGAGGAATTTACCTACATGAATGCCATTCAGACGGCTAGACCGAGGGGGATCAATGTAGTGGGCGTCGCTATGGATGGCCAGGGCATACGTGCTACGGGTAAAGGTGGTCTGGAAGATGTGCTGAAGAACTGGGATTTCCGGCGTGGCCGACAGCCGCACTTGCTGTATACCATTGCGTAAGTTGTTCTGCCCAGGAAAGATTGGGGCGATTTGAATTCTGACATTCGACCCAGAGTCGGGCAGAATCCCACGGGAGGAACGCTGTCGgtggagcgcaagaaggaggtcTACGCTATCTGCCAGAAGTACGACGTGATcatcgtcgaggatgagccgTACTGGAACCTGCAGTTCCCATCGGCGTACGAGATGTCGACTCGCTACCGCGGCCCATCGTCTGAGCCATCTTTGTACACGCAAAACTACAACGCACAGGGCAAATCATCCGGCTACGCGTTTCTGGACTCGCTGGTTCCGTCGTATCTGTCGATGGACACCGAGGGCCGTGTTGTGCGACTAGACACCTTCTCCAAGACCATCGCACCGGGCAGTCGGCTGGGATGGATGACTGCACAGCCTGGTATCATCGAGCGTGTGACTCGAATCACAGAAGTCTCAACACAGCAGCCCTCCGGCTTCGTGCAGTCTCTGGTTGCGAAAGTGTTGATGGGCCCTCCGCAGGATGAACACGTCTCTGCCAAAAAGGATGCACTGGGCTGGCAGATGGATGGCTGGGTACGCTGGCTAGAGGGTCTGCGCAACAGCTACGAAGGGCGCATGCAAGCCATGTGCACGATTCTTGAAGAAAGCAAGTATTTCGTCAAGGAGAGCACAGCTGCGTCTGACGATTCCGCCCATGAATGGGAGGTAGTCGACCGGACGCAAATGTTCGACTTTGTCTGGCCGATGGGCGGCATGTTCCTCTGGCTCGAGGTATATTTCGACACGCACCCCTTGCGATCGCGGTATAGCTCCGAAGTGCTGTCCAAGGCGTTCTGGGTCCATCTGACGAAAGTCCCACAGCCGTGCCTTGTCGGCCCAGGGAAGATGTTCGGTGCGACTCCGCACTCTGCTGAACAAGCTCACAAGTACTTCCGATTGGCATTTGCGCCCATGGATGCCAGTGAGGTCTCGGATGTCACGCACAGACTGACCGAGGGGTTCCGGTCGTTCTGGCAGCGCAAGAATCTCGATGGTCTGGATGATGGGCCCGGTAGCGATGTTGAGGCAGCTATGCGACTTGGTTCTACAGTGAATCTTTTTGGAATGGGCTGTTAAACGTTCATATCGAATGTACATAGATGGTTAAATTGGACATGTGTTTTCTAGTAATTAGTGTGGGTGTGCTCATTAGAGAATCGTGCCAAAACCCTGCCGCAAGAGTATCAGAGGAACAATAGTTTGCAGCATCATATGTCGATCACGACTGATGCCTTGATGCCTGACCATCTCAACGTGGGGTGTTTTGAACCGCCTCAACTTCTCTCCGTTCTCACCCACTCGGCAGGGCCGAACCATGTCACAGCTCGACGCCCTGCAGAACCAGGAGCTCGCCGAAGAAATAGAAGCCATCAATGCCATCTACGAGCCCGACACCGTGACCGTGAGCCGCACCGTGACCGTGAGCCGCACCGCGACGGCCGCCGCAACGAACCACACTCTTGACCTGGGAAATGCCGGATCCCCGAATGACAACCATACATACACCGCAACGGTAACGCTCCAGATCCCCAGCCAGCCGCATCTCTCGTTCCTGCTTGGCTTCTTGGCTTCCTACCCCGAGACCCGGCCTGTCGTGCTGGGGACGGCGTCCACCGCGGCGCGCGGTGAGGGGAAGATCGCGGTCGATGTGTTGGAGGATATTGTGCAGCGGACATGGCAGTCTGGAGCAGTCTGTCTGTTTGATGTTATCAGTGAGGCGGTGGAGACATTTCCGGAGTTGAATATTGGTGGAAACAAAGATGAGAGTCTGGGAGATGCTACAGctacagcagcagcagatgaaCCATCTTCGGCTCAAACTACTACAACCGGTGAATCAGCAGCGACGATACCTGCTGAAGCGTTCGCCACGCTGTCCCTGCGAGACACATTCGGGCTCGACAGCCCACCAGCCTGGATCCTCTCCGACGTGGTGACAGAGAAGAAATCCGTGTTTTTGGGTCGCGCCGCCCGCGTCGAGAGTCTAGAGCAGGCGCAGGCGTTTCTAGATCATCTCACCACGACAGACCGAAAAGTCGCTGCGGCAACGCACAACATCAGTGCTTGGCGCATCCGCCATAAGAAAGCTGGTGCTCCGAATGGAGAATCGGAGACCGTCGTCCAGGACTATGACGATGACGGGGAGACGGCTGCTGGTGGCCGTTTACTTCATGTCATGCAGTTGATGGATGTGTGGAATGTGGTCGTGGTTGTCACGCGGTGGTATGGCGGGATTCATCTTGGACCGGCGAGGTTTCGCTTGATCAACGATGTTGGTCGTGATGCCCTGGTTAAGGCGGGCTTCACTAAGGGAGACAATTCCCCAGCGGGAAGCGCcgagaagggcaagaagaagagcaagaagtGAGAGGATTCTCAAGAGGGATTCGACAAAATACAACTACATGCGGAATCCGGTACAGCTATGCCTCGAGGGTCGTGCGACCCGCCCAACGGACGACGGATCTGGGCCATCCCTTTGATACTGTTGTCGAAATTCGCGCACAATCATGCGCCATTTCCCAAGGTGCCGAACAACTCCGCTGTACTTCCAGATTGGAGGGCCATGGCATTTGACAGCTCATCTCCGCCGGTCTATCCACTGTCGACGCTTGTGTCGGAACAGTTATTCCCATGCGAAGGACAGACTTGGCAACTCTTGTGCCCTGGACAATTTGGAATTGTGGTGATCAGACGAGCAGAAAATAGGCGTTTGCGCCTCCCGTCTCATCTCACGACAACCCCGAACTATGCCAGTACCATGGTTGCCCGTGGCTCCGCAGGATGCGCGCAGGGTTCGAGGGcagatcgaccagctccGTCGTTTCGTGTTGAGGCCGCGAACCATACTGTGTTATTTGTCAGAGCTGTCAGAATATTA
Encoded proteins:
- a CDS encoding uncharacterized protein (ID:PFLUO_005500-T1.cds;~source:funannotate) — encoded protein: MAAPVDLSHHFSSVSRNRNASAVKEFYKYFAIPGIVNFAAGQPHPSYFPYDTLEANVALPQRFNVSNTSDAAPTPASARVTVPKESRTADLQRRIDLTTALQYGLAEGYPPLHSFIRQFTRDHLHPNVPYAGGPEIIMTCGSTDGFSKVIELFTNSWNPDRDWIQQREGMLCEEFTYMNAIQTARPRGINVVGVAMDGQGIRATGKGGLEDVLKNWDFRRGRQPHLLYTIAVGQNPTGGTLSVERKKEVYAICQKYDVIIVEDEPYWNLQFPSAYEMSTRYRGPSSEPSLYTQNYNAQGKSSGYAFLDSLVPSYLSMDTEGRVVRLDTFSKTIAPGSRLGWMTAQPGIIERVTRITEVSTQQPSGFVQSLVAKVLMGPPQDEHVSAKKDALGWQMDGWVRWLEGLRNSYEGRMQAMCTILEESKYFVKESTAASDDSAHEWEVVDRTQMFDFVWPMGGMFLWLEVYFDTHPLRSRYSSEVLSKAFWVHLTKVPQPCLVGPGKMFGATPHSAEQAHKYFRLAFAPMDASEVSDVTHRLTEGFRSFWQRKNLDGLDDGPGSDVEAAMRLGSTVNLFGMGC
- a CDS encoding uncharacterized protein (ID:PFLUO_005501-T1.cds;~source:funannotate): MSQLDALQNQELAEEIEAINAIYEPDTVTVSRTVTVSRTATAAATNHTLDLGNAGSPNDNHTYTATVTLQIPSQPHLSFLLGFLASYPETRPVVLGTASTAARGEGKIAVDVLEDIVQRTWQSGAVCLFDVISEAVETFPELNIGGNKDESLGDATATAAADEPSSAQTTTTGESAATIPAEAFATLSLRDTFGLDSPPAWILSDVVTEKKSVFLGRAARVESLEQAQAFLDHLTTTDRKVAAATHNISAWRIRHKKAGAPNGESETVVQDYDDDGETAAGGRLLHVMQLMDVWNVVVVVTRWYGGIHLGPARFRLINDVGRDALVKAGFTKGDNSPAGSAEKGKKKSKK